One genomic window of Streptomyces sp. WP-1 includes the following:
- a CDS encoding ATP/GTP-binding protein — protein sequence MDFASSSGGPVSQSRSTTSAKIVVAGGFGVGKTTFVGAVSEINPLRTEAVMTSASAGIDDLTHTGDKTTTTVAMDFGRITLDQDLILYLFGTPGQDRFWFMWDDLVRGAIGAVVLVDTRRLADCFPAVDYFENSGLPFVIALNGFDGNQPYNPDEVREALQIGPDTPIITTDARHRADAKSTLITLVEHALMARLR from the coding sequence GTGGACTTCGCAAGCTCTAGCGGAGGGCCGGTTTCTCAGAGTCGCTCCACCACCTCCGCGAAGATCGTGGTGGCGGGCGGCTTCGGCGTGGGCAAGACCACGTTCGTCGGCGCCGTCTCGGAGATCAACCCGCTGCGCACCGAGGCCGTCATGACGTCCGCTTCGGCCGGCATCGACGACCTCACCCACACCGGGGACAAGACCACCACCACGGTGGCCATGGACTTCGGCCGTATCACCCTCGACCAGGACCTCATCCTGTACCTGTTCGGTACACCGGGTCAGGACCGCTTCTGGTTCATGTGGGACGACCTGGTGCGCGGCGCGATCGGCGCGGTCGTCCTCGTCGACACCCGCAGGCTCGCCGACTGCTTCCCGGCCGTCGACTACTTCGAGAACAGCGGCCTGCCGTTCGTCATCGCCCTCAACGGCTTCGACGGCAACCAGCCGTACAACCCGGACGAGGTCCGCGAGGCACTCCAGATCGGCCCGGACACCCCGATCATCACGACGGACGCACGTCATCGGGCGGACGCGAAGTCGACGCTCATCACGCTCGTGGAGCACGCGCTGATGGCGCGTCTGCGATAG